CTGGCGGCCATCGATTACAAGATCGACCTGTACCAGCGCAACACCGGTCAGGTCATGGAAGGGAACGACGCATGAAGACGATCGCACTGGGAACCGAGAAGCTGGAGGTCTCGCAGCTGGGCCTCGGCTGCATGGGCATGTCCGCGTTCTACACGGGCGCGGGGGCCGACGAGGCGGGATCGATCCGCACCATCCACCGGGCCATGGAGCTGGGCGTCACCTTCTTCGACACCGCTGAGATGTACGGGCCATACGCGAACGAGGAGCTGCTGGCCAAGGCGTTCGCCGACGGCCGCCGCGACCGGGTGGTCATCGCGACCAAGTTCGGCACCCTCAAGCACCGTGAGAACGACGAGCGCGGCCTGGACGGCTCCCCGGAGAACGTGCGGCTCTCGGTCGAAGGGTCGCTGCGGCGGCTCCAGACCGACCACATCGACCTCTACTACCAGCACCGGATGGACCCGGACACGCCGATCGAGGACACCGTGGGCGCGCTGAAGGAGCTGATCGAGGAGGGCAAGATCCGCCACTACGGCCTGTCCGAGGCGGCGCCCGCGACCATCCGTCGCGCCAATGCGGTCCACCCGGTGACGGCCATCCAGACCGAGTACTCGCTGTGGACGCGCGATCCGGAGGCGGAGGTGCTGCCGACCGTGCGTGAGCTCGGGATCGGCTTCGTCCCGTATTCGCCGCTGGGCCGCGGCTTCCTGACCGGTACCATCCGGTCGCTCGACGAGCTGTCCGAGGACGACTTCCGGCGCTTCAACCCGCGCTTCGAGGGCGACAACCTGGAGGCGAACATCCGGATCGTGGAGCAGGTGGATGGGGTCGCCCGCGAGATCGGGGCGACGCCCGGCCAGGTCGCGCTCGCGTGGCTGCTGTCCAAGGGCGACGACATCGCGCCGATTCCCGGCACCACCAAGGTGGCCAACCTGGAGCAGAACGTCGCTGCGACCGAGCTGCACCTGAACGACGAGCAGCTCGCCCGCCTGGACGCGGTGGCCGCGCCCGTCGGCGACCGCTACCCGGACATGTCCGGCGTCAACCGCTGACGACACCTGCCTGACGCAACACGCCGTCCACCCCGAAGGGTGGACGGCGTGTTGCGTCAACTAGCCGGGCGTTACGCGACGCCCTTGATCGGCGGGTGGTGGAACGTGTCGCCGAACACACGCTCCGACGCTCCGACCCGGTCGAGGTACGGCGTGATGCCGCCCATCTGGAACGGGAAGCCGGCGCCGAGGATCATGCACAGGTCGATGTCCTCCGGAGCCTCGACCACGTGGTCGTCGACCAGCATCCGGTGGATCTCGTCGGCCAGGCCGTCCTCGAGGGTGCGGAGGATCTGCTCCTTCGTCCACGGGGTCTTGCCGCCCGAGACGATCTTGGCCGCGCCCTTGTCGAGGCCCTTCACCTTGCCCTTGGCGTCCTTCTCCAGGAGCGTGCCGTACTCGGCCAGCTTGTGGAGGTTCTCCGACCGGTAGAACCGGTCCGGGAAGGCCGCGTGGTGGGTGTCGAGGACGTGCGCTCCGACCTTCAGCCCGACGAGGTCGAGCAGAGCGGACGGCGCCATCGGCAGGCCCAGCGGCGCGATGGCCTCGTCGACCACCTCGAACGGCGTGCCGTCGTCGACCGCGTGCATCGCATCCCCGAGGATCTTGGCCAGGATGCGGTTGACCACGAAGCCGGGGGTGTCCGCCGTGATGACCGCATTCTTCTTGAGCGCAGCGGCCGTCACCATCGCGGTGGACAGCGTCGCCTCGTCGGTGTGCGGCGTCTTCACGACCTCGATCAGCGGCATGACCGCGACCGGGGTGAAGAAGTGGAAGCCGACCAGCCGCTCCGGGTGCTTCAGCTTCGCGCCGATCTGCTCCACCGACAGCGAGGACGTGTTGGTCGCCAGCACGGCGTCGTCGGAGATGAACTGCTCCACCTGCTCGAAGACGTCCTGCTTGACGCCGAGCTCCTCGAAGACGGCCTCGATGACCCAGTCGCAGTCGGCGAAGTCGGCCTTGTTCGTCGTCCCGGTGACCAGTGCGCGCAGGCGGTTGGCCTCGTCGGGCGAGATGCGGCCCTTCTCCTGCAGCTTGCCGATCTCGTCGTGGATGTACGCCACGCCCTTGTCGACGTGCGCCTGATCGAGGTCGGTGATCACCACGGGCACCCGCAGCCGGCGGACGAACAGCAGCGCGAACTGGCTGGCCATGTACCCGGCGCCGATGACGCCGATCTTGGTGACCTTCTTCGCGACCTTCCGGTCCGGAGCGCCGGCCGGGCGCTTCGCCCGCTTCTGCACCAGGTTGAACGCGTAGATGCTCGCCTGGAACTGGTCGCCCGAGATGAGCTCGGCGAGCGCGTCGTCCTCCAGAGCGAATCCGGCCTCGCGGTCGTTCGACTTGGCCGCCTTCAGCAGGTCGAGAGCCCGGTACGGCGACTTCGGAACGGTGCCGATGCGCGACTCGAGCATCTTGCGCGCGATGCCGATGGCGGCATCCCACTTCACCATGCGCTCGATCTTGCCCGGCTCGTTCGGACGCTTCACGACGACCTCGCCGGTGAGCACCTTGTCGGCCCACTTCAGCGAGTCCTCCAGGAAGTTCGCCGAGTCGAAGATCGCGTCCGCGATGCCGAGGTCGAAGACCTCCTGCGGCTTGAGCATCCGGTTCTGCTTGAGCGGGTTCTCGATGACGACCTTGAGGGCGTTCTCGATGCCGATCAGGTTCGGCAGGATGGTCGCGCCTCCCCAGCCCGGGATGAGTCCGAGGAAGACCTCCGGGAGGGCGAAGGCCGCCGCGTTGCGGTCGATGGTGCGGTAGTCGGCGTTCAGGCCGATCTCCACGCCGCCGCCGAGCGCCAGCCCGTTGGTGAACACGAAGGACGGGACGCCGAGGGTCGCCTGCTTGCCGAGCACGTAGTGGCCGAGCTGGGGGAGGAGCTTGGCGACCTCGACGCTCGGGATATCGCCCACGCGGCTCAGGTCGGCTCCCGCCGCGAGGATGAACGGCTTGCCGGTGACGGCGACCGCATCGATCTCGCCCTTCTTCGCCCGGCCGGCCAGCTCGTCGAAGGTCTTCCCCAGCTCCAGGAGCGTCGCCGGGCCCATCGTGTTGGGGCGCGTGTGGTCGCGTCCGTTGTCGAGGGTCACCAGGGCGAGGGTCTTACCGCTGCGGAGCCGCACATCCTTCACGAAGGAGTGGGTGACGACCTCGTCGTCGGTGAGGTCCGCGAGCGGGCTGAAGTCGATCTTGCTGTAGTCCGTCACTGAGGCTCAGCCCTTCCGCGCAGCGCGCTTGTCGTAGTTCGGGTTCTCCCAGATGACGGTGCCGCCCTGGCCGAGGCCGACGCACATCGCCGTGATCCCGTAGCGGACCTCCGGGTGCTCGGCGAACTGGGCCGCCAGCTGGATCATGAGGCGCACGCCGCTCGCCGCGAGCGGGTGGCCGATCGCGATCGCGCCGCCCCAGCGGTTGACGCGGGGGTCCTCGTCGTCGATGCCGAAGTGGTCGAGAAACGACAGCACCTGGATGGCGAAGGCCTCGTTGAGCTCGAACAGCCCGATGTCGTCGATGCTGAGGCCGGCCTTGTGGAGCGCCTTCTCGGTCGACGGGACGGGACCGATCCCCATGATCTCCGGCTCGACGCCGGCGAACGCGAAGCTGACCATCCGCATCTTCGGGGTCAGCCCGAACTCCTTCACCGCGTCGGAGGACGCGAGCAGGCTGGCGGTGGCGCCGTCGGTCAGCGGGGACGAGTTGCCCGCGGTGACGCGGCCGTGCGGCCGGAATGGGGTCTTCAGCGTGGCGAGACCCTCCATGGTGGTCTGCGGGCGCATCCCCTCGTCCTCCGTGGCGAGCCCCCAGCCGGACTCCGAACGGATGGCGACGGTCACCAGGTCGGGCTGGATCTTGCCCGCGTCGTACGCGGCGGCGAGCTTGTGCTGGCTGCGCATCGCGAAGCGGTCGGAGCGCTCCTTGGTGAGGGCCGGGAACCGGTCGTGGATGCGCTCGGCGGTCATGCCCATGTTGAGGGCGTCCTCGGCGACCATCTTCTCGGAGAGGAACCGCGGGTTGGGGTCGGCGCCGAATCCCATCGGGTGGCGGCCCATGTGCTCGACGCCGCCGGCGATCGCCAGGTCGTAGGCGCCGAACGCGATGCCGGAGCCGAGCGTGGTGACGCTCGTCATGGCGCCCGCGCACATCCGGTCGATGGCGAATCCCGGTACCGACTTCGGCAGGCCCGCGAGGAGCGCAGCCGTGCGGCCGAGGGTCAGGCCCTGGTCGCCCTGCTGGGTGGTCGCGGCGATCGCCACGTCGTCGATCCGGTCCTTGGGCACCTGCGGGTTGCGCTCCATCAGGTCGATCATCGCCTTCACGACGAGGTCGTCAGCGCGGGTGTTCCAGTACTGCCCTTTTTCGCCGGCTCGTCCGAACGGAGTGCGGACTCCGTCGACGAACACGACATCGTTCTTCTCGGCCACAGTGCCTCCCAAATCAAGGTCGGAAACGATCCTAGGTACACCGCTGTGCACGAAAAGAATCGTTTGATCCTTCCTACGAAGCGGGTTCGGACCCCTCGTCGGCCGTTTGGGTGCTTTCCACAAAAGCCTGGGCGATCACCTGTGAGGTTGCGGCAACCTGCCAGGGCCGCGCTCCATGCGCCGCGAGCGCTTCGCCGACGGACTCCGGCGTGATCTCGGCCGGCGGCGTCCAGGCGACGCGACGCAGGGTGTCGGGAGTGAGCAGGTTCTCGAGCGGGATCGCGCGCTCCGCCGAGACGGTCGCGAGCGCCGTCCGTGCCGCCTTCAGGCGCGCATCCGCCTCGGGGTTGCGGTCCGACCACGCGCGCGGCGGGGGAAGCGTGTCGCCGCTCCCGCGGAGCACGGGGAGGTCGTCGGTGGTGCGGCCCGCCTCGATCGCGTTCCACCAGCGGTCGAGCTCGGAGCGGCTCGCCCGGCCGGTGAAGTCGCGCATCGCCGCGAGCGCCCGCTTGCTGTCCGGCATCGCCTTCGCTGCAGCGGTGAGGGAGGCATCCGGGACAAGGCGGCCGGGTGCGGTGTCCAGCTCGCGTGCGAGCGCATCCCGGGTCAGCCACAGCTCGCGGGCGACCGCGAGGTTGCGCAGGCCGCGGATGGAGTGGATGCCCGACAGCCGCCGCCAGGGCTCGCTGCGCACGGGCACCAGCTCGCGCACGAGCTCGTCGGCGAACTCCTGGCGCGCGATGTCCATCTTCCCGGACTCGTCGAGCAGCGCGGCGATGGCGTCGCGCAGATCGGGAAGCAGCTCGACGTCCAGGGCGGCGTAGTCGAGCCAGGGCTGGGGGAGCGGACGCGTCGACCAGTCGGCTGCGCTGTGCTCCTTCGCCAGGTGGATGCCGAGCAGCTCCTCCACGACCGTCCCGAGGCCGACGCGCGGCATCCCGAGGAGTCGTGCCGCCAATTCGGTGTCGAAGAC
This region of Leifsonia sp. fls2-241-R2A-40a genomic DNA includes:
- a CDS encoding aldo/keto reductase; amino-acid sequence: MKTIALGTEKLEVSQLGLGCMGMSAFYTGAGADEAGSIRTIHRAMELGVTFFDTAEMYGPYANEELLAKAFADGRRDRVVIATKFGTLKHRENDERGLDGSPENVRLSVEGSLRRLQTDHIDLYYQHRMDPDTPIEDTVGALKELIEEGKIRHYGLSEAAPATIRRANAVHPVTAIQTEYSLWTRDPEAEVLPTVRELGIGFVPYSPLGRGFLTGTIRSLDELSEDDFRRFNPRFEGDNLEANIRIVEQVDGVAREIGATPGQVALAWLLSKGDDIAPIPGTTKVANLEQNVAATELHLNDEQLARLDAVAAPVGDRYPDMSGVNR
- a CDS encoding 3-hydroxyacyl-CoA dehydrogenase NAD-binding domain-containing protein; its protein translation is MTDYSKIDFSPLADLTDDEVVTHSFVKDVRLRSGKTLALVTLDNGRDHTRPNTMGPATLLELGKTFDELAGRAKKGEIDAVAVTGKPFILAAGADLSRVGDIPSVEVAKLLPQLGHYVLGKQATLGVPSFVFTNGLALGGGVEIGLNADYRTIDRNAAAFALPEVFLGLIPGWGGATILPNLIGIENALKVVIENPLKQNRMLKPQEVFDLGIADAIFDSANFLEDSLKWADKVLTGEVVVKRPNEPGKIERMVKWDAAIGIARKMLESRIGTVPKSPYRALDLLKAAKSNDREAGFALEDDALAELISGDQFQASIYAFNLVQKRAKRPAGAPDRKVAKKVTKIGVIGAGYMASQFALLFVRRLRVPVVITDLDQAHVDKGVAYIHDEIGKLQEKGRISPDEANRLRALVTGTTNKADFADCDWVIEAVFEELGVKQDVFEQVEQFISDDAVLATNTSSLSVEQIGAKLKHPERLVGFHFFTPVAVMPLIEVVKTPHTDEATLSTAMVTAAALKKNAVITADTPGFVVNRILAKILGDAMHAVDDGTPFEVVDEAIAPLGLPMAPSALLDLVGLKVGAHVLDTHHAAFPDRFYRSENLHKLAEYGTLLEKDAKGKVKGLDKGAAKIVSGGKTPWTKEQILRTLEDGLADEIHRMLVDDHVVEAPEDIDLCMILGAGFPFQMGGITPYLDRVGASERVFGDTFHHPPIKGVA
- a CDS encoding thiolase family protein produces the protein MAEKNDVVFVDGVRTPFGRAGEKGQYWNTRADDLVVKAMIDLMERNPQVPKDRIDDVAIAATTQQGDQGLTLGRTAALLAGLPKSVPGFAIDRMCAGAMTSVTTLGSGIAFGAYDLAIAGGVEHMGRHPMGFGADPNPRFLSEKMVAEDALNMGMTAERIHDRFPALTKERSDRFAMRSQHKLAAAYDAGKIQPDLVTVAIRSESGWGLATEDEGMRPQTTMEGLATLKTPFRPHGRVTAGNSSPLTDGATASLLASSDAVKEFGLTPKMRMVSFAFAGVEPEIMGIGPVPSTEKALHKAGLSIDDIGLFELNEAFAIQVLSFLDHFGIDDEDPRVNRWGGAIAIGHPLAASGVRLMIQLAAQFAEHPEVRYGITAMCVGLGQGGTVIWENPNYDKRAARKG
- a CDS encoding HRDC domain-containing protein gives rise to the protein MPEYTVIDSRSSYLSAVERIAAGTGPVAVDAERASGFRYSQRAYLIQVFRRGAGTFLFDPPAVGRFDELDDAIHDEEWVLHAATQDLTCLREVGLDPSRVFDTELAARLLGMPRVGLGTVVEELLGIHLAKEHSAADWSTRPLPQPWLDYAALDVELLPDLRDAIAALLDESGKMDIARQEFADELVRELVPVRSEPWRRLSGIHSIRGLRNLAVARELWLTRDALARELDTAPGRLVPDASLTAAAKAMPDSKRALAAMRDFTGRASRSELDRWWNAIEAGRTTDDLPVLRGSGDTLPPPRAWSDRNPEADARLKAARTALATVSAERAIPLENLLTPDTLRRVAWTPPAEITPESVGEALAAHGARPWQVAATSQVIAQAFVESTQTADEGSEPAS